The Cervus elaphus chromosome 9, mCerEla1.1, whole genome shotgun sequence genomic interval CATAACCACTgggcctgcactctagagcctgagagctgcaactactgaagcctgtgtgcctagagcctgtgctctgcgacgagaagccactgcaatgagaagtttgAGCATCGCagggaagagtagcccctgcttgtctCAGCTAAAGCCCACAgaaagcaatgaagacacagaacggtcaaaaataaataaatagattttaaaaattattttaaaattttgtattaaaatggcagctattaatattatcattttgTTTCAAAGGTAAGATCACATGAAGCATAAAGAAGCCCAGATGACTTATGGTTCAAACCCACTGATTACAAGGCAAGATTTTTCCTCTTCTACTTTTCCCTGTGGCTCAATTCAATtattcctctcctttccttttgtAGTTAATATAGAGGTTCAAGTTTAGCCTGGCTTTTAGCCTGGCCCCGCTCTTTCATCAAGGAAGACCCTACTGTCTCCCTGTTCCATATAATACAACAAAGAGTCTCTTGGTCAGAATGGGCTCCTTGATGTTCTCTGACCCTGTGTTTTAGAATAGAAGTTGTCTGGGCATTTACTGCATGAGAGATGGGGCAaacaaataacaatttaaaacagAGCTTAGAGGACAGGCAAATGAAGTGCAACCTTTCATGGGAACTTTTTGCTACATATCTCTGTCCTAGTTTATGGCattagagtaaaaaaaaagaaaaaaatacatagttcTCTCCAGATTGAATTTAAAGGTAATTGTCATGGCAGGCCTGTTGCTTTTTCATTCAGCCCTGCAGTGTGACCTGCATTTCTGGTCCTCCTCTGAAAATACATGCTCTTACAAGTTACAAATATGGTGTGGAAAAAGAATAGAATTAATGAATTTCAAAGTGGGATGGTGATGCTTAGTATCACAAAGTTTAGCTGTCTGCCTTTCTACTAGGCTAGGTTCTGAATAGTACTATAGAGAAGACAAGAGAAGGAAGActatttcttatcatttggcACTTGGTTCCAACTTCCAAAAATATTTACCtactatttactgagcacctaattAGATgccaggatctttttttttttttttttggcattggaACTACTATGTCACACCCAACATAAGCATTCTCCCTGCCCTCACAGAAACCAAATCCTAGTGAGTAAGAGCAAGCATTAACCAAACAATTGCACAAATAAATGTAAGATTACAAATGTGGGGGCGGGGAGCTCAGGGACTTGAGGAGACCATCCTTGTGGATTTTTATCCTCACAGAAGTCAGGAGAAGTCTCTCTGAGGAAGTGATGCCTCCACCGAGATCTCAAGGGGCTGTGGGCAAGGAGGTAGGGAGTCCAGAGAATATTCTAGGAACAAGGAAGTAGGCTCTGGTAGGAAAGAACAAAGAGCTTCTGAGGGGTAAGCAGATGGGCAGTGGGTCTGGGGCAGAGAAAATGAGTAGAGATCTGTTTAAGTCATGAGGCTGAAGAAGGCAAGTCCACAGTGTTTTCTAGAACTAGTGAGGAGTTCCAGCTTTATCCCAAGTGATGAGTGGCCACTGAAAGTTTTGGGTGGAGGGAAAGGATGAGGAAGGGGGCCACATAATCAGATTTGCATTTCAAATATATCTTGTCAAGTATGAGGTcaggtctgaaagagacaggaatggTTGTAAGCAGAACTGGTATCTGGGCATGGCCTTCTCCTTTCTGTCCCCTAAACCCTCCCAGGGTGGGAACATCACTCAAGCGTGAGGAAGCCCCTGGCCCATTTTGTCATGCTAACCCATAGGAGGTTCAGCTTCATGTTCCAAGAGATGGACTCTAAAGAGGGAAAATTCATTTCCGCTGTTTTATAAGCTTTTGTGCTCTTTGCTTACATTCACCAAAATTGCTTTTCCCACTCTCAACTTCACACTGTGAACTCCTGAATGTCATCACCTTCCTGCTCGTCTGAGCATGTCTAAGCAATGGCTTCTAAGGAGTGCACACCTTTGAAAGGTGTCacctttaaactatttttatcttcccttttgaaaagaatgtaagaagctttaataatattttcagaagaaaatgtgaCATCCACCTTTAACAAACAAGGTGACATCGGCACCTTCACTAGGTTGGGTTTAACTTAACAAAGGTAGCACCCAAGAGACCCTGTTGCATGCATAATGTAGAGTTCTCTCACTTTACATAAAGTGACAATGACAACCCTGCTCTTTCACTCACTTTCAGCATGTTATAACATGTTGTGGTTCACGAATATCTGGTCTAATGGACTTACAGATGCTATTGATAGATTAAACTAATCTCCATGGCAGGgtacctgaagaactgtggatacAGGTTCATGAtttttgtacaggaggcagtgatcaagactatccatccccaagaaaaagaaatgcaaaaaggcagaatggttgtctgaggaggccttacaaatagctgagaaaagaagagaagctaaaggcaaaggagaaaaggaaagacatacccatttgaacgcacagtttcaaagaatagcaaggagagataagaaaacttttttcagtgatctatgcaaagaaatagaggaaaacaatagaatgggaaagactagagatctcttcaagaaaattagagataccaaaggaatatttcatgcaaagatgggcatattaaaggacagaaatggtatggacctaacagaagaagaagctattaagcagaggtggcaagaatacacagaagaactgtacaaaaaagatcttcatggcccagataatcacaattgtgtgatcactcacctagacccagacatcctggaatgcgaagtcaagtgggtttaggaagcatcactacgaacaaagctagtggaggtgatggaattccagttgagctatttcaaatcctaaaagatgatgctgtgaaagtgctgcactcaatatgccagcaaatttggaaaacagtggccacattagtggccacaggactggaaaaggtcagttttcattccaatcccaaagaaaggcaatgccaaagaatgttcaaactactgcaaaattgcactcatttcatgctactaaaataatgctcaaaattctccatgccaggcttcaatagcacatgaactgtgaacttccagatgttcaagttggatttagaaaaggcagaggaatcagaaatcaaattgccaacatccattggattatcaaaaaagcaagagacttccagaaaaacatctacttctgctttattgactacacctaagcctttgactatgtggatcacaataaattgtggaaaattcttccagagatgggaataccagagcacctaacctacctcctgagaaatctgtatgcaggtcaagaagcaacagttatgaAATTCATGAAACAATGaaccagttccaaattgggaaaggagtatgtcaaggctgtatattaccaccctgcttatttaacttatatgcagagtacatcatgagaaacgctgggctggaggaagcacaagctggaatcaagattgctgggaaaaatatcaatcacctcagatatgcaaatgacaccacccttatggcagaaagcaaagagaaactaaagagccctttgatgaaagtgaaaaaggagagtgaaaaagttggcttaaaactcaacattcaaaaaactaagatcatggcatccggtcccatcacttcatggcaaatagatggggaaacaatgagagactttatcttcttgggctccaaaatcagtgcagatggtgacttcagccatgaaattaaaagatgcttgctccttggaagaaaagctatgaccaacctagacagcatattataaagcagaaacattactttgccaacaaaggtctgcctagtcaaagctatggtttttccagtagtcaggtatgaatgtgagaattggactataaagaaagctgagcactgaagaattgatgcttttgaactgtggtgttggagaagactcttgagagtcccttggactgcaaggagaccataccagtcaatcctaaaggaaatcagtcctgattattcattggaaggactgatgctgaagctgaaactccaatactttggccacctgatgcaaagaactgactccttgggaaaaaccctgatgctgtgaaggattgaaggcaggaggagaatggggacgacagaggatgagatggttggatggcatctccgactcgatggacgtgagtctgagcaaactccgggagttggtgatggacagggaagcctggtgtgctgcagtccatggggtcacaaagagtcggacacaactcagcaactgaactgaactgaatctccatGAAATCTAAAGACAAGTAGCTTTGTTAGATTTCTTCAGGGAAACTGTGGGTTGAGTATTAACCAATAAAAGAAGCACAAGCAAACCCATAAGAAAAGGACAGAGGTAATTTTTTCTTCCATGTCTAGAACAGGCTGTCCTAAGCTACAGTGCAAAGTGAAAACAATATAAACCTAATCAGATCTTTAAAGAAATCattcaaaataattcaaattgTATTTGCAATATGGACTTGTAACTATTATTGCTaacaataaaatatgataaaacactaaaataaaagaaagtaaaaattcccCAATATTATTAACATTTAGACATCTTAGGTATTCATATTCAACCATACATTAAAGAGTACACAATCAAAACAATTTGGAGACCAGGGCTATAGGGCCAGCCCTGCACAGAGCAGTGGACTGTGGAGACACACCTGTGGGTACTGGTTATGGGGGAAGGTGCCTTCCGTCTCTGGCAAAGGACCATGGTTCTGGTGTGCATAGATTTCTTCTTTGCTCATCAGAGACTCTTCCTCGGCCTCCTCTTCCTTTTGGAGCATTTTCCTCATGAAATCTCTCTTGTCCATTGGAGTTCGAATGATTTTCAGGTTATTCGTGTAGATGATTATCTTTCCAAAATCTATAATAGGTGGGGACTAGAGACATGAAGAATGAGTTTGGTGATGCCCCAGTCACCAAATACAGGGCTGAAGAACCCCTTCAACATCCCAGGAAAGAGATACACCATCCATTCAGCACTTGGGGTCCCATCACAACCCCAAACTACAATTCATTCCCTAGATTCTCTGTTCTGTCTGAAAACCCTGATCGCCAGCTTCTTATTTCCTGTTGATGGTAACCAATCAAAGCTGAACTAATCACATGACTACAATGTAGGGCTCTGCAGGACAAGGTCCTGAGCTTCTATTCCTACTACATACCATGGGAGCTGGTGCAGGGCTGGGCAGAGTGAGAGATTTATGCATATATaggaatgcttttaaaaaataaatctctcagAAACCAAATTATTAGTtatgcttctttaaaaatttaccagTTTATATAATTAATTAGGGATACATTttaagttctaattttttttgtttattgtatAATACACCATTTGAAAATACCAAGGaaatatccttttgtttttaatgacacATGAGTGGAAGTAATGCTAGCTGGCAGTATTTGATTGTGAGAAATCAAtacattgaattttttaaataaataaatctctctcCAAATTTTTATGCATAAGTAataatgtgtgtgttagccactcagtcatgtctgactctttgcaatcccatggattgtagcccgccaggctcctctgtccatgaaattctccaggcaagaatattggagtggcttgccattcccttctccagcagatcttcccgacaagggattgaaactgggtctcccacactgcgaacagattctttactgtctgagccacctgggaagtcctataagTAATAATAGTAGATACAATTTATTGAATCTACTATTACTATAGTGGatagcatttattgaacatcagGCATCATGCTAAGCATTTTACAAACATTACCTCACTTCCCTCCCAAACATCCCTATGATGTTGATGCAACAATTTCTGTACATTTAATGGAAGAAGAGACTGAGGCTTAGTGAGGTTACGAGCTTTCCAAAGTTGCAGAGTTATTCAGGGTTTGTGGCTGGAATTTAAACTCAAGTCTGTCTCACTCTAAGGTCCATATTCTTAGTACCTACACTATACTATTCACAAACATCCCCTCAACCAAGTAAGATTATCCatatatatgttgtgtgtgtatacattaatCATATATGATAAACATttttatgtcaataaaaatactgtgtgtacgtgctcagtcatatccaattctctgcgatcccatggactgtagcccaccaggctcctctgtccatgggatttctcaggcaagaatactggagtgggttgccattcccctctccacagaatattcctgacccagggattgaacctgcatctcttgcacctcctacattggcaggagcaTTCTTTATCAACtgtaccacccgggaagcctgcAGCATCATTATTAATAGCTTATGCTCCCTTGTATAGATTTATCATGTGTTACTTCATCATTTGCTGAGAAACAACTTGGACAATTTTACAGGGCAGTAGAGGAGTCCAGGCAGGAAGTGTTTAGACATCAGTTAACTAAGAACACATACTTCTTCACAGATAGCTTAGAGGGGATACAACAGTGTATCCCCATCCCACTGTCCGCCAATCGTGAGATACAGGAGAGCCATTTGGTCTCTCAGGACCTCAATGTTCCCATGCAAATGGGCTGACAGCCAAATGGTGGGCACCACCACAAACAAAGTGTGACTAAAACATACAAGTATTTCCTTACTAGCTGATAATCAGGCGCTGTCCTGAGACTCCTGAGCACCTTCCTATTTCTCAAACTCCTTTCCTGACGGAGCCTCTCACACCCCTAAACCCAGTGGTGTAGACATTAATGCTCAGGATCCCAGGtatcaggaccctgccccaacACTCTCCTGACTTCTGTGCTGACCTCAATGTTCCTGTGGTTAAATGTTTTAATTCTCACCCCTGAGGCTAATTATATCAACGTCTAAGGGTGAGGGCGCAATGAAAAATATGTTAAACAGAGTGTGCAAAAGCTGAAGATACTATGCAAATGATGAGTGTTTTTTACTGCAGTTAGTATTAATCATGCTACATAGCTACGTTCCCCAGCATGAAATGTTTTGCCCTGCCTTTACAGAACTTTATAAACCAAATCTGTTTAGATGCCACAGTTAAGCAGTCTCCTATTTAGCCCTCATGAATTCAGTCACAACCTGGCTTGAGCAGGACTTCAATCTTCAGGTCCCCTTCCTTGAAACACCCACAGAGTTTTCAATAATTATTAATGAAGCCACAAGCTTCCTACCTGGCCctgtatcctctccctcttgtcAAGGGATCATGTGGCAGCTTCCATTTCCTATTGTTTGATGCAGGCTGGGTTCCTGTTTCACACTCTGGACTATCAGTTTCTGAGCATCAGAAGATAAAGATGGTGGTACCTTTGGAAGGttccatttctatttccagtAATAGCCGAAGAGGTTCAGTTACTCAGAAGCTTTTTTCGTACAAAAGGCTGGTTTTCCAAAGGTcttaacatatgaaaaaaaaacaaacttcactCATCTGGCCCAACCTCCTGTCTCTCAGCTGGACAACATCTGAGACACCCAGGatagtaaatttatttttaatatactccCAAGATGGAGGATCCCAAATCACCTTTAAGGCATGTTTAAGTTTCAGTTACCCTGACAGCCAAGTTCTTTGCATCTAAAGAAACTCTCTGGGTGTAACTAAAGTTCACATTATCCAGTTACACTCAAGTGCCTGTGAGGAACACACACTCTTACATTATAGAGGGCCAGGATGGAGCCAGGACGTTTTTGTTTTATTCCATAATCCTGGAATGGCAACTTATATAAGATTAAGTATTCATAAATACTTTTATGTCAAAAAAAAATGGGACTGGGATTGCCATTCAGGGAGCATGCAACCTTCCACTGCTCTGTGTTTAAATCCAGACATGTCTTGTTGGGACTAGAAACTCAATGTGCTTTGGAGGTGGACagatctgagttcaaattctATTTGACAACTGTGTGAAGTCTGTAAGTTATTTAACCCCCATGAACttctgtttttccatttgttAAACTCTTCCTCCCAAAATTATTATGAGAATGAAATTGCATAACAGTACAGAAAGTTCTTGTTCAATAAGTGttactttccttcctcctccccacgctccgcccccacccccacttttttggctgctctaggtcttaattgtggcgtgcaagatctttagttgcagcatgcagaatctagttccttgactggAGATGGAATCCCGGAGATGGaatcccagccccctgcattgggagcagcgagtcttagcccctggttcacagggaagtccctccctttcATCTTTTTTAATGACCCTTATACTTAGGGTAAaatgctcagtggtaaagaatcacctgccaatgcaggagtcgcaggaaacgtaggttcgatccctgggtcaggaagatctcctggaggaggaaatgacaacccacttcagtactcttacctgggaaatcccatggacagaggagcctggtgggctagagtccatggcatcacagagttagacatgactaagcatgcacacatacatatacttcAGTCAGTTTCAAATCCTTAAAATATCTGTTTGTAAGATTTTCTCTATACatcacattaaattttaaaagcctcAATATTTCCTTAATAAGAACCTGGTCATTATCACAGTGGTAGGTAACACGTACTGAACATAAAaatgtgtgccaggcacagtgctgagTACTTTcatgtcttttatatttttaatcatcaCAATAATCTTTGCAAGCATGTACTTTTATTATCATAAGGTTAAGTGGCTTGCCCAAGCTCTCAGAGTAAGTGGGCTGGACGGACATCAAGTCCAGGTTTAACTGACAGCAGAGCCTTGctttttatgattattattttattatgataaaatacacataacataaaacataCCACTTTAACCTTTTGTAAGGTACAACCCATGTAAGGCATCAACACTTTTATATTGTTGTGCAGCCATCTCCACCACCCATGTCCAGAACTTTTTCTCATTTCCAAACTGAAACCCTGTACTCTTTAAACTCCACCTTCTGCCCTCCCTAGCCCATGGCAGGCACCATTCTCCTTTCTGTCTTACAAATTTGACAGTGCTAGTACctcatacaagtggaatcatacaattaTCTTTTTATGACCagtttacttcacttagcataatgtctttaagatccatccatgttgtagcatgtattaaaatgtccttccttttaaagctgaataatattctattgtatgtatataccacgttttgtttgttcattcatctattgattgATATTTGCTTCCATCTGTGGGCAATTGGGCTGCTATGAGCACTGGTATATAAATATCTGTTCAAGTTCAGAGCCCTTCTTTTTAATTGCTGTGCTTAACTGCTACCCAATGTTGCTGCAAAGCCAATATTTACTAAGGGTTATTTCACAGTTGGATTCACTATTGAAAAATCATGACTTCCCAGCtctaatttccttattttcccCAAGCACTGCATTGACAACCTATTTCAGTGGGTGGAGCTGCAAGAATCCAACCTGACCTCTCTCACACCCAGAGACTGGCTAGCAGCTGGATGTGGCATTTGTTCATGCCACAAAGAAATCAAGGATAACCAGAACAGGCAGAAATCAAACCCTGAAACTGGTCTAGAGAGTACTGTGTTTAAAACCACTGTACAGTGCTGCCAGTAAGACTCAGGTATCTGGTTTTATCAAGTCCATGCCTAACCATACCTTTACATACATGCCAAGTGTGACACATGACTGATGAAGGTCAAGCAGTCCAATACTACAAACCATGGACTTGTGCAAGGTTTGCATAAACTATGACTTTATAAATTCTAAAGCTGGTTAAAAAGAGGTACTGTAAGTACAAGACATAGCCAAGTACCCAGGACataaaaatcacttgaaaaatggttactattataattattatcatcACTATTATTAATGGTCTTATTCTCTTAAAAAGAACATTCCATAGGGCCAAGAACATAGGGAATTAGAAGACCTAAAATTACAGACCTAACTCTGTAATATTGGTGAGTCCCTTACAACCTGGAACTCAATTTTCCTCATTCGTAAAATGGAAACAACTACATTTTTCACAACCTTTCTCCTCAAGGTTGTGGAGAAGACCCAATGAGGTAGAACGTGATTTTAATGCAGAAGTGCCTTTAACGCAGAAGTCACTTCACTAACAAAAGGAATTGTTCATTCCAGCCCCCTTGAATATCAATAAGAAACCTGGTATTATCTTTGATAAATGTGGACACGCTCATAATTAAACTTTTACTAATGCCAACAAGGCCAGTACATTTCTCTGCTATCGCTATATAACCTGTTCCCTTAGGAAAAGAACAATATAAATGATTAGAGAGTAATGACctgaattttacactttaaagATGAAAACATATCCTGGTGTGCTATTCATTAATAACCTGGTACATTATATAATTGcacttaaggttttttttttttcaaggcatTCAGAGTCCTCCTGCAAGCAGAAAACATGCACACCTCCTATTAGTTTGTGGAAATCAGTGAATATGTTCCAGGCTCTTCTAGCTTCAAAGAAAATCATGTATGGGCTTTTGATGATCTTTGGTACTggagaaaataactgaaattcaCAGATAAAATACATGCTTCTATCTAACTATTAGCTCAAATGTCTTCCACATGTAACATTTCCTCTGGCTGACctgcttttctccatttcttcccagGGTTCCACCTACCCAGGATTCCTGCTAACAAGCAAtggaaaggcaaaagaaataaacaaacaagcattttttaaaagcaggcagcaggaggcaggtaagaaaCAAAGCAAGATATGGATAAACCATAAGTTAAATAATCGGCTGGAGTAAAGTGAGCACCTTCAAACACTTAACTCTTCCAGGAAAAAGAACAACCCCTTACAGCATAATTTTCTAAAACAGCAGTCTGGCAACCTGAAAGCCActgtatctctatttcatttacttaCCAAGACATCCCAGCTGAACACCCAATTACAATTTGTTACCCTGGATGGAAGCTGAATACCAGCTACACTTTTTGCACTTTCCAACAAGTAGTCAACAAGAATGTTATTTTTGTCCCAGAAATATTATTCTGATAGTGGCTTGGCATTTGGTGCACCTATagctgattgggcttccctggtggttcagcagtaaagaatctgcctgcaatgcaagagatgtacaGAAGACGTGCGTTCCACCCCtctgtagggaagatcccctggaggagggcatggcaacccactccagtattcttgcctggagaattccatggacagaggagcctggcgggttacaatccatggagtcgcaaaagaatcagatatgactaagtggctaaacaacaacaaaagctctgGTTGGTACCCAAGCACAAGCAAGATACAAACTGAAACATTTAGGTGTTTCTCTAACGTTTTAGTCCTTAAAGCTTACACATCAGGGGCAATACCAACCTTATGGTCATTTGCCTTGTAATCATTGAAGAAAGGCTGGCTGCCTGCCAAAGTGTAGGCACTACCCTCTCGAAACACACTGATCCTCTGAGCAGTCAGCTTGGGAGAGCACGGTTGGGGCTTCGGGACTTCCCCAGATCCGTAAACACCATCCATTGGTTCAAGGGACTCTTGGAGGAAACTGTGAGGGTATTCCTCCTTTGGTGACTCTAATTCCTGCCCATCTTCAAAGACTTGCTTCAACACACGGCCGCTGTAGGAAGACGAGATTTTAAATCGGACTTTCCGGGGTTTGCCGTCACTCTTCTGAGTCAGCTTCTTCTCGGGGTCCTCCATCAGCAGAAATTTCACCCTGTGGTTTCCAGGCTTCAGGGTAGCAGTGAAACTTGGGGCTCGGAgaaaaaggcattttattttcacTCCTCTTGCATATAATTAATTCAAGTTGGTGCTGAGGCTTGCTCGGTTTACAGCAATTGACACCCACACATTAAATATTGATGGGCCTCCATGCAAAGGCAGGTGATTGCAGGCTTATGGAGCAGATGGAGCATAAGACAAGGCTGGGTGCCCTCTGAATCCCAAGCTCACCCATAACTTCACCCCAACCTCAGCTTTTCTTAACGTGAGCATGAGTAGGTTTACATAGACTAACAATTAACCAGTTCAGTAGGGATCAGTTAGCAAGGGTCTT includes:
- the GRXCR2 gene encoding glutaredoxin domain-containing cysteine-rich protein 2 yields the protein MEDPEKKLTQKSDGKPRKVRFKISSSYSGRVLKQVFEDGQELESPKEEYPHSFLQESLEPMDGVYGSGEVPKPQPCSPKLTAQRISVFREGSAYTLAGSQPFFNDYKANDHKSPPIIDFGKIIIYTNNLKIIRTPMDKRDFMRKMLQKEEEAEEESLMSKEEIYAHQNHGPLPETEGTFPHNQYPQEGEHPEDNCFHCRGSGSATCSLCHGSKFSMLANRFKESYRALRCPACNENGLQPCQICNQ